One part of the Caproiciproducens sp. CPB-2 genome encodes these proteins:
- a CDS encoding regulatory protein RecX, whose protein sequence is MLITAVEPRRKGLSALFLDGEFAANIDTETLLRSGLRPGREIDDDQLHGLILESDNRRAGEKALYLLEHRNHSQKELADKISRITTREAAEAAARHMAELGLVNDGEYARDLAADLFRRKGYSASRVRRELLQKGIEEELVQQILEEKAPDPVEKIRELLDKKYGRLLGDEKGRRRSIAALQRLGYGWDDIRAAINQFENEDE, encoded by the coding sequence ATGCTGATTACGGCGGTGGAACCGCGCAGGAAAGGGCTTTCCGCACTGTTTCTGGACGGAGAATTCGCTGCGAATATCGACACGGAAACGCTTCTGAGATCGGGCCTTCGGCCCGGCCGCGAAATCGACGACGATCAGCTGCACGGGCTGATTCTGGAGAGCGACAACCGGCGCGCCGGGGAAAAGGCGCTTTATCTGCTGGAACACCGGAACCATTCACAGAAGGAGCTTGCCGATAAGATCAGCCGGATCACCACCCGGGAAGCCGCCGAGGCGGCGGCCCGGCATATGGCGGAGCTGGGCCTTGTCAACGATGGGGAATACGCGCGGGACCTGGCGGCCGACCTCTTTCGCCGCAAAGGCTATTCCGCTTCGCGCGTGCGGCGGGAATTGCTGCAAAAAGGGATTGAGGAAGAGCTTGTACAGCAGATCCTGGAAGAAAAAGCCCCCGATCCCGTGGAGAAGATCCGGGAACTGCTCGATAAAAAGTACGGGCGGCTTCTGGGTGACGAAAAGGGACGCCGCAGGAGCATTGCCGCGCTGCAGAGACTCGGCTACGGCTGGGACGATATCCGCGCCGCGATCAATCAATTTGAAAATGAGGACGAATAG
- the recA gene encoding recombinase RecA, whose amino-acid sequence MATTDKNAALETALAQIEKQFGKGAVMRLGQNEAMHVEAIPTGSLSLDLALGIGGLPRGRIAEIYGPESSGKTTLALHCIAQGQKNGGNAAFIDVEHALDPVYARALGVDVDSLLVSQPDTGEQALEITEALVRSGAIDVIVIDSVAALVPRAEIEGEMGDSHVGLQARLMSQALRKLAGAISKSSCVAIFINQLREKVGVMYGSPEVTPGGRALKFYASVRIDIRKIETLKNGTEMIGSRTRAKVVKNKIAPPFREAEFDVMYGRGISREGELLDLAVKLDVIQKSGAWFSYKETRLGQGRDNSKVFLAENADIANEVEALVRENVGKLYTKTAPAAPAVRPVEVAPPAPAKTSSRGRSANIDISADD is encoded by the coding sequence ATGGCGACAACAGATAAAAACGCGGCGCTTGAAACGGCACTGGCACAGATTGAAAAGCAGTTCGGAAAGGGCGCGGTCATGCGTCTGGGCCAGAATGAGGCCATGCATGTGGAAGCCATCCCGACCGGCTCCCTGTCGCTGGACCTTGCGCTGGGGATCGGCGGCCTTCCGCGCGGCCGTATCGCCGAGATTTACGGGCCGGAAAGCTCCGGTAAAACCACGCTTGCCCTCCACTGTATCGCACAGGGGCAGAAAAACGGCGGCAACGCGGCGTTTATCGATGTGGAACACGCGCTGGACCCCGTGTACGCCCGCGCTTTGGGTGTCGACGTGGATTCTCTGCTGGTTTCGCAGCCGGACACCGGCGAACAGGCGCTTGAAATTACGGAGGCGCTTGTGCGCTCCGGCGCGATCGATGTGATCGTCATCGACTCCGTTGCGGCTCTGGTGCCGCGCGCCGAAATCGAGGGCGAAATGGGCGACAGCCACGTCGGCCTGCAGGCCCGTCTGATGAGCCAGGCCCTGCGCAAGCTGGCGGGCGCGATTTCCAAATCGAGCTGCGTCGCCATTTTTATCAATCAGCTGCGTGAAAAGGTCGGCGTGATGTACGGCAGCCCGGAAGTGACCCCCGGCGGCCGTGCGCTGAAATTTTACGCTTCCGTAAGAATCGATATCCGTAAGATCGAAACGCTGAAAAACGGCACCGAAATGATCGGCTCGCGCACCCGCGCAAAGGTCGTAAAAAATAAGATCGCCCCGCCGTTCCGCGAGGCGGAGTTTGACGTGATGTACGGCAGGGGAATCTCCCGCGAAGGCGAGCTGCTGGACCTTGCGGTCAAGCTGGACGTCATCCAGAAGAGCGGCGCGTGGTTCTCCTACAAGGAAACGCGGCTGGGACAGGGCCGCGACAACTCGAAAGTATTTTTGGCGGAAAACGCCGATATTGCAAATGAAGTGGAAGCCCTTGTCAGGGAAAACGTGGGGAAGCTTTACACGAAGACCGCTCCGGCGGCCCCCGCCGTCAGACCGGTGGAGGTCGCGCCCCCCGCGCCCGCGAAAACGAGCAGCCGGGGCCGTTCCGCGAACATTGACATCTCCGCGGACGACTGA
- the prmC gene encoding peptide chain release factor N(5)-glutamine methyltransferase, whose translation MTLGETYRMGKNILAGAGIESPAFDASCLFEKVFGLDRQRRIVHAAEPAEEQKTEEYLRLSRERAGGRPLQYILGSWPFLGLTLAVGEGVLIPREETELLVQTAAELLRGRENPEVLDLCSGSGAVALGLASLFPGASVLAAELYGEALSYLDLNIRNTGFRQVKSVQTDVLNPESAARFASFDCIVSNPPYVAAGELRTLQAEVRREPRTALLGGEDGLLFYRAIASLWLPKLKPGGAAAAEIGEGQAEPVARLFQNAGLSEIRVVKDFNGFDRVVAGIRKSN comes from the coding sequence TTGACACTGGGCGAAACATACCGGATGGGAAAAAACATACTGGCCGGCGCGGGGATTGAAAGCCCCGCGTTCGACGCTTCCTGCCTGTTTGAGAAGGTGTTCGGCCTTGACCGCCAGAGGAGGATCGTCCATGCCGCCGAACCGGCCGAAGAGCAGAAGACGGAGGAATATCTCCGCCTTTCGCGCGAACGCGCGGGCGGCAGGCCGCTGCAGTATATTCTGGGCAGCTGGCCCTTTCTGGGGCTTACGCTTGCGGTCGGCGAGGGCGTGCTGATTCCGCGGGAGGAAACCGAGCTTCTGGTCCAGACGGCGGCGGAGCTGCTCCGCGGCAGGGAGAACCCGGAAGTCCTCGACCTCTGCTCCGGAAGCGGCGCGGTGGCGCTGGGGCTTGCATCCCTCTTTCCGGGCGCGTCCGTACTCGCGGCGGAGCTTTACGGCGAGGCGCTTTCCTATCTTGATCTCAATATCAGAAATACGGGGTTCCGACAGGTGAAATCCGTACAAACGGATGTTTTAAATCCAGAAAGCGCGGCGCGGTTCGCTTCCTTTGACTGTATCGTATCCAATCCTCCCTACGTGGCTGCCGGCGAACTGCGGACGCTCCAGGCCGAGGTGCGGCGGGAACCGCGCACGGCGCTTTTGGGGGGAGAGGACGGCCTGCTGTTTTACCGCGCGATCGCCTCGCTCTGGCTGCCGAAGCTGAAGCCGGGCGGCGCGGCGGCGGCAGAGATCGGCGAAGGGCAGGCGGAACCGGTGGCCCGCCTTTTCCAAAACGCCGGCCTGTCTGAAATCCGGGTGGTCAAAGACTTTAACGGCTTTGACCGGGTCGTCGCGGGTATCCGGAAAAGCAATTAA
- a CDS encoding DUF1385 domain-containing protein, translating into MGREKTKCITSIGGQALVEGIMMRGPKKTVASVRVSDGSISTQEMSASLMRDKYSILRLPLLRGIAGFIDSLSVGYKALSYSVDKAGLEEDEEPSKFDKWVEKTFGDKMMNAIMVASTVLGLLLAVGLFFFLPTILFNLVRDYAAGPSIAPWRSLAEGVMRIAIFIGYVYFCSRMPEIRRLFQYHGAEHKTIFCYENNEELTVENVRKHSRFHPRCGTSFLVIMLLLSIIVGFFIPFGNPFVRTIVKLLCVPLIVGVGYEFIRLCGRHDNAFTRVIAAPGLWVQRITTKEPDDSMIEVAIEAMKQVIPENGEDKIKIGE; encoded by the coding sequence ATGGGTAGAGAAAAGACGAAATGCATCACATCCATCGGAGGACAGGCGCTGGTGGAGGGAATCATGATGCGCGGTCCGAAAAAAACGGTGGCCTCCGTGCGCGTGAGCGACGGTTCCATCTCCACGCAGGAAATGAGCGCCAGCCTGATGCGGGATAAATATTCCATCCTGCGCCTGCCGCTGCTGCGCGGAATCGCGGGTTTTATCGATTCGCTTTCCGTGGGGTACAAGGCGCTTTCCTATTCCGTGGACAAGGCGGGTCTGGAAGAGGACGAGGAACCGTCCAAGTTTGACAAATGGGTCGAAAAGACCTTCGGCGATAAAATGATGAACGCGATTATGGTGGCGAGCACCGTGCTGGGCCTTCTGCTGGCGGTGGGGCTGTTCTTCTTTCTGCCGACGATCCTTTTCAATCTGGTCCGCGACTACGCGGCCGGCCCGTCCATAGCGCCGTGGCGCTCCCTTGCCGAGGGCGTCATGCGCATTGCGATTTTTATCGGATACGTTTATTTTTGCTCCCGCATGCCGGAAATCCGCCGGCTTTTCCAGTATCACGGCGCGGAGCATAAAACCATCTTCTGCTATGAGAACAACGAAGAGCTCACCGTCGAAAACGTGCGTAAGCACAGCCGGTTCCACCCGCGCTGCGGGACAAGCTTTCTGGTCATAATGCTGCTCCTGAGCATTATTGTGGGATTCTTCATTCCGTTTGGCAACCCGTTTGTCAGGACGATTGTCAAGCTTTTGTGCGTCCCGCTCATCGTCGGTGTCGGCTACGAATTTATCCGCCTGTGCGGCCGTCACGACAACGCCTTCACGCGCGTTATTGCCGCCCCGGGGCTGTGGGTACAGCGGATTACCACCAAGGAACCGGACGACAGCATGATCGAGGTGGCGATCGAAGCCATGAAACAGGTCATTCCGGAAAACGGCGAGGACAAAATCAAGATCGGCGAATAA
- a CDS encoding sensor histidine kinase yields the protein MRTNGITRRWLLNSLGVILLILVTLILVLSYVVRGYVYNGIQTALSSRSDELTNVFADYGRKSPQEFSTAARNYVENFPNKESMELMVFNSNGKIIITSVGFAPDESQPMPDYKLALESTGGYGIWTGSLTSGEKVMAVTRVMRNNEGGFVGAIRYVVSLEEADKQVAIILGSLILAGLLIILFVIVSSYYFMNSIITPIKEIGATAKRIAQGDFKARIEKSNDDEIGQLCDTINDMADELGAAEKMKNDFISSVSHELRTPLTAIKGWAETMQGGGNDKETLDRGMGIIIRESERLSGIVEELLDFSRMQSGRMTLTMDKIDILAELGEAVYMFSERANMEHKFLLYEEPAMLSPVLGDINRLRQVFVNIIDNALKYTEEGGTISVTATESGGFIRVVISDNGCGIPAEHLPKVKKKFYKANQTIRGSGIGLALADEIMKLHSGSLEIESHENVGTAVTIFIPTLKQLETQPQTDETMNEERNSEKNG from the coding sequence ATGAGAACGAACGGCATTACCAGGCGCTGGCTCTTAAACAGTCTGGGTGTCATTCTGCTCATTCTGGTTACCTTGATTCTCGTCCTTTCTTATGTTGTGCGCGGCTATGTGTACAACGGAATCCAGACGGCGCTGAGCAGCCGCTCCGACGAGCTGACCAACGTGTTCGCGGACTACGGCAGGAAATCGCCGCAGGAATTCAGCACCGCCGCCCGCAATTATGTGGAAAACTTCCCCAATAAAGAGAGCATGGAGCTGATGGTGTTCAACTCCAACGGAAAGATCATCATTACCTCGGTGGGCTTTGCGCCGGACGAAAGCCAGCCCATGCCGGACTATAAGCTGGCGCTGGAAAGCACGGGGGGTTACGGCATCTGGACGGGCAGCCTGACCAGCGGGGAAAAGGTGATGGCCGTTACGCGCGTCATGCGCAACAACGAGGGCGGCTTTGTGGGCGCCATCCGCTATGTGGTTTCGCTGGAGGAGGCCGACAAGCAGGTCGCCATTATTCTGGGGTCCCTGATCCTCGCGGGGCTTCTGATCATTCTGTTCGTGATTGTTTCGAGCTATTATTTTATGAATTCGATTATTACGCCGATCAAGGAAATCGGCGCGACCGCCAAGCGGATTGCGCAGGGCGACTTTAAGGCCAGAATAGAAAAAAGCAACGACGACGAAATCGGCCAGCTCTGCGACACCATCAACGACATGGCCGACGAGCTGGGCGCCGCCGAAAAAATGAAAAACGACTTCATCTCCTCGGTGTCCCACGAGCTGCGGACCCCGCTGACCGCCATCAAGGGCTGGGCGGAAACCATGCAGGGCGGCGGGAACGACAAGGAGACGCTGGACCGCGGCATGGGCATCATCATCCGCGAATCGGAGCGCCTTTCCGGGATTGTGGAGGAGCTTCTGGACTTCTCCCGGATGCAGAGCGGGCGCATGACGCTGACCATGGACAAGATCGACATTCTCGCCGAGCTGGGCGAAGCGGTCTATATGTTCAGCGAACGCGCCAATATGGAACATAAATTTCTGCTTTACGAGGAGCCCGCCATGCTTTCGCCCGTTCTGGGCGACATCAACCGCCTGCGGCAGGTGTTTGTCAATATCATCGACAACGCCCTGAAATATACCGAAGAGGGCGGCACCATCAGCGTGACCGCGACGGAGTCCGGCGGGTTTATCCGCGTCGTGATCAGCGACAACGGCTGCGGGATTCCGGCGGAGCATCTTCCAAAGGTGAAAAAGAAATTCTACAAGGCGAATCAGACCATCCGCGGTTCCGGAATCGGCCTTGCGCTTGCCGACGAGATCATGAAGCTCCACTCCGGCAGCCTGGAGATCGAGAGCCATGAGAACGTGGGGACCGCCGTCACCATCTTTATACCGACCTTAAAACAGCTGGAGACCCAGCCGCAGACCGACGAGACAATGAACGAAGAAAGGAATTCCGAAAAGAATGGGTAG